One Polypterus senegalus isolate Bchr_013 chromosome 10, ASM1683550v1, whole genome shotgun sequence DNA segment encodes these proteins:
- the LOC120537274 gene encoding A-kinase anchor protein 14-like isoform X3: MDDEYVDLINKKAATVTEIALENAKNYLLDMHLQARENTNQEVKDIQWTSSKDFTIDLGIRQIEEYILTWEMSSRWLHCTDFIEEEVMEGITRYHYRVKWSIPTRRKPVPRSTACVYFIVDVFTNKSQNMPIQVCFFVESNQLMHRPGQSRFREKWLTDVIESKIHLMQEIIF, translated from the exons ATGGATGATGAATATGTTGATTTGATTAACAAGAAAGCTGCAACGGTTACTGAGATTGCACTAGAAAATGCCAAGAATTATTTGTTAGATATGCATCTGCAAGCAAGAG aaaATACAAATCAGGAGGTGAAAGACATTCAGTGGACTTCAAGTAAAGATTTCACAATAGACTTAGGAATCAGGCAAATTGAAGAGTATATTTTA ACTTGGGAAATGTCCAGCAGGTGGCTCCACTGTACTGACTTTATTGAGGAGGAGGTCATGGAGGGCATCACGCGCTACCATTACAGAGTGAAATGGAGCATTCCAACTCGACGAAAACCAGTGCCACGGTCAACTGCCTGTGTCTATTTCATAGTTGATGTTTTTACAAACAAATCACAG aatatGCCTATTCAAGTATGCTTTTTTGTGGAATCAAATCAACTTATGCACAG GCCTGGCCAGTCAAGATTTCGAGAAAAATGGCTTACAGATGTAATTGAAAGCAAGATCCATTTAATGCAAGAAATCATATTTTGA
- the LOC120537274 gene encoding A-kinase anchor protein 14-like isoform X1 → MCCYKSSMLRVRVGTMDDEYVDLINKKAATVTEIALENAKNYLLDMHLQARENTNQEVKDIQWTSSKDFTIDLGIRQIEEYILTWEMSSRWLHCTDFIEEEVMEGITRYHYRVKWSIPTRRKPVPRSTACVYFIVDVFTNKSQNMPIQVCFFVESNQLMHRPGQSRFREKWLTDVIESKIHLMQEIIF, encoded by the exons ATGTGCTGTTACAAATCGTCCATGTTAAGAGTGCGTGTGG GGACAATGGATGATGAATATGTTGATTTGATTAACAAGAAAGCTGCAACGGTTACTGAGATTGCACTAGAAAATGCCAAGAATTATTTGTTAGATATGCATCTGCAAGCAAGAG aaaATACAAATCAGGAGGTGAAAGACATTCAGTGGACTTCAAGTAAAGATTTCACAATAGACTTAGGAATCAGGCAAATTGAAGAGTATATTTTA ACTTGGGAAATGTCCAGCAGGTGGCTCCACTGTACTGACTTTATTGAGGAGGAGGTCATGGAGGGCATCACGCGCTACCATTACAGAGTGAAATGGAGCATTCCAACTCGACGAAAACCAGTGCCACGGTCAACTGCCTGTGTCTATTTCATAGTTGATGTTTTTACAAACAAATCACAG aatatGCCTATTCAAGTATGCTTTTTTGTGGAATCAAATCAACTTATGCACAG GCCTGGCCAGTCAAGATTTCGAGAAAAATGGCTTACAGATGTAATTGAAAGCAAGATCCATTTAATGCAAGAAATCATATTTTGA
- the LOC120537274 gene encoding A-kinase anchor protein 14-like isoform X2 has protein sequence MSTTKGTMDDEYVDLINKKAATVTEIALENAKNYLLDMHLQARENTNQEVKDIQWTSSKDFTIDLGIRQIEEYILTWEMSSRWLHCTDFIEEEVMEGITRYHYRVKWSIPTRRKPVPRSTACVYFIVDVFTNKSQNMPIQVCFFVESNQLMHRPGQSRFREKWLTDVIESKIHLMQEIIF, from the exons ATGTCCACAACAAAAG GGACAATGGATGATGAATATGTTGATTTGATTAACAAGAAAGCTGCAACGGTTACTGAGATTGCACTAGAAAATGCCAAGAATTATTTGTTAGATATGCATCTGCAAGCAAGAG aaaATACAAATCAGGAGGTGAAAGACATTCAGTGGACTTCAAGTAAAGATTTCACAATAGACTTAGGAATCAGGCAAATTGAAGAGTATATTTTA ACTTGGGAAATGTCCAGCAGGTGGCTCCACTGTACTGACTTTATTGAGGAGGAGGTCATGGAGGGCATCACGCGCTACCATTACAGAGTGAAATGGAGCATTCCAACTCGACGAAAACCAGTGCCACGGTCAACTGCCTGTGTCTATTTCATAGTTGATGTTTTTACAAACAAATCACAG aatatGCCTATTCAAGTATGCTTTTTTGTGGAATCAAATCAACTTATGCACAG GCCTGGCCAGTCAAGATTTCGAGAAAAATGGCTTACAGATGTAATTGAAAGCAAGATCCATTTAATGCAAGAAATCATATTTTGA
- the LOC120537273 gene encoding putative defense protein 3: MFRWSLTTGLIVLLYWQMKLASSLPNGAPVSACADLMPRHSGVQPQPFPAPYAIDFKRTSDENVQTFTVVISGPDYKGLLLEALMPNSNIALGKWQTPPPNTKYLMCSGNEQGAITHSNTQIKNNSTTYSWIPPSPMPPAVHFMATVAQSRTVYWLNVKSRVITTVTSSPENTGTICSADNLIIIFIALLLNFLSYI, encoded by the exons ATGTTCAGGTGGTCCTTGACCACAGGTTTAATTGTACTTCTTTATTGGCAAATGAAACTAGCATCATCGCTGCCCAATGGAGCTCCTGTATCAGCTTGTGCAGATTTGATGCCTCGACACTCAGGGGTCCAGCCACAGCCTTTTCCTGCTCCCTACGCCATTGATTTCAAGAGGACCTCGGATGAAAATGTGCAGACTTTCACGG TTGTAATTTCGGGTCCAGATTATAAGGGTCTGCTTCTAGAGGCTCTCATGCCTAATAGTAACATTGCTCTGGGGAAGTGGCAGACTCCTCCTCCCAACACCAAATACTTAATG tGCTCTGGAAATGAGCAAGGTGCTATTACGCACTCGAACACCCAGATCAAAAATAACTCAACTACATATTCATGGATTCCTCCTTCTCCCATGCCTCCTGCCGTTCACTTCAT ggcTACTGTAGCACAATCCCGTACTGTATACTGGCTGAATGTGAAGTCCAGAGTGATAACCACAG TCACATCAAGTCCAGAAAATACTGGGACAATCTGCAGTGCCGACAATTTGATCATTATCTTCATTGCTCTTTTGCTCAACTTCCTAAGCTACATTTAA
- the ndufa1 gene encoding NADH dehydrogenase [ubiquinone] 1 alpha subcomplex subunit 1 yields the protein MWYEILPGLAVMTVCLTIPGLSTMFIHKLTNGWKEKRVAQIPYQWYMMERDKRVSGENKYYKSKGLENIH from the exons ATGTGGTATGAAATTTTACCTGGTCTCGCTGTGATGACAGTGTGTTTGACTATACCAGGGTTGTCGACAATGTTCATCCATAAGTTGACAAACGGTTGGAAG GAAAAAAGAGTTGCACAAATTCCCTACCAATGGTATATGATGGAACGTGACAAGAGGGTGTCTGGGGAGAATAAGTATTACAAATCAAAG GGACTTGAAAACATTCACTGA